The proteins below come from a single Anguilla rostrata isolate EN2019 chromosome 3, ASM1855537v3, whole genome shotgun sequence genomic window:
- the adam19b gene encoding LOW QUALITY PROTEIN: disintegrin and metalloproteinase domain-containing protein 19 (The sequence of the model RefSeq protein was modified relative to this genomic sequence to represent the inferred CDS: deleted 2 bases in 1 codon), producing MACGEQTYPEDRWLGHQMPKLDHIEKYEVIYPRWISPDRGRSSFSDKVSSYQHPPQVKVGITAGRKELVLQLERNEQLFSPGFKETWYSPGGVRHTSSPPRPENCFYHGVVRGDAESSVALSTCKGLRGMITVSGNVSYLIQPLPNQTETGGHAVYRAEDLKLPRGACGHHHGNQEGGLDNFISVMTQSNLGSRGKRDLSQNMKYVELLLVADHAEFQKHGRDYEKTKLRLLEAANYVDKYYKALKIRVALIGLEIWTDRDQASVTENPYSTLGSFLTWRRKQLHRLPNDNAQLITGMSFQGTTIGLAPLKAMCSDYQSGGVNSDHSDSALGVAATMAHEMGHNFGMSHDTTGCCLTHPDEGGCIMAAATGHPFPRVFNQCNQKELQRYLSSGGGKCLFNPPNTRTMFGGQRCGNGYLEEGEECDCGEEEECSSPCCNANNCTLKVGAECAHGVCCHNCKLKSPGVMCRPASGSCDLPEYCNGNSESCPANFYLMDGTSCAGGQAYCYTGMCLTLEQQCLSLWGRDARPAPDLCFQKVNEAGDSYGNCGKDLMGKYRACKSTSISRRQASAHQLNHAVMTGDHGPVTRSLSLSLLSLSSSLRLSLSPSRLILSSFLRAGECNARCHDHGLCNNNHNCHCDAGWAPPTCDQVGTGGSVDSGPVPPQSSLLPVLLLLPLFLLLGLAAVALWCCHKHRSRPQKSPAPPPPPISTPSDAKAPPIGHANPTFQLKRQDSDRLTGGAKQSPGCLSRRPCIVRPAVKPPHVPAYTAQQGTSIPLPPTHPPVLNSPLVTAKPRPAPPSRPPPPCPLSKPSQAPLSKSNPQVPTEPAPSSTPPLKKPPLPPGRHAQRARFQTDSGGTS from the exons ATGGCTTGTGGAGAGCAAACGTATCCAG AGGACCGGTGGTTGGGCCACCAGATGCCGAAATTGGACCACATAGAAAAGTATGAAGTTATTTACCCCAGATGGATATCCCCGGATCGGGGCAGATCCTCTTTCTCCGACAAAGTAAGCTCTTATCAG CACCCCCCACAGGTGAAGGTCGGGATTACGGCAGGGAGGAAGGAGCTGGTTCTTCAGCTGGAGCGGAACGA GCAGCTGTTCTCCCCCGGGTTTAAGGAGACTTGGTACAGTCCCGGCGGAGTGCGTCACacctcatcccccccccgcccc GAGAACTGTTTCTACCACGGTGTGGTCCGAGGAGACGCGGAGTCCAGCGTGGCCCTCAGCACCTGCAAGGGACTGAG GGGCATGATCACAGTCAGCGGTAATGTGAGCTACCTCATCCAGCCCCTCCCCAATCAAACCGAGACTGGCGGACATGCCGTGTACCGCGCAGAGGACCTGAAACTGCCACGGGGGGCATGTGggcatcaccatggaaaccaggaGGGTGGGCTGGACAACTTCATCAGCGTGATGACGCAGTCAAACCTGGGCAGCAGG GGAAAGAGGGACCTCAGCCAGAATATGAAATACGTGGAGCTGCTCCTGGTGGCTGATCATGCAGAG TTCCAGAAACATGGACGGGACTACGAGAAGACCAAGCTGAGGCTGCTGGAGGCTGCAAACTACGTGGACAAG TACTACAAGGCTCTGAAGATCCGCGTGGCGCTGATCGGGCTGGAGATCTGGACGGACCGGGACCAGGCCAGCGTGACGGAGAACCCGTACAGCACGCTGGGGTCCTTCCTGACCTGGAGACGCAAGCAGCTGCACCGACTTCCCAACGACAACGCCCAGCTCATCAC ggGCATGTCTTTCCAAGGGACCACCATTGGATTGGCTCCTCTCAAAGCCATGTGCTCCGATTACCAATCAGGAGGTGTGAACTCG GACCACTCAGACAGCGCTTTGGGTGTGGCTGCCACCATGGCCCATGAGATGGGGCACAATTTCGGGATGAGCCATGACACCACGGGCTGCTGCCTCACCCACCCAGATGAGGGTGGCTGCATCATGGCCGCTGCAACAGG GCACCCGTTCCCCCGCGTGTTTAACCAGTGCAATCAGAAGGAGCTGCAGCGCTACCTGAGCTCAGGTGGGGGGAAGTGCCTGTtcaacccccccaacacccgcACCATGTTCGGGGGCCAGCGCTGCGGCAACGGCTacctggaggagggggaggagtgcgACTGCGGGGAGGAAGAG gagtgTTCCAGCCCGTGCTGCAACGCCAATAACTGCACGCTGAAGGTGGGGGCGGAGTGTGCGCATGGAGTGTGCTGTCACAACTGCAag ctgAAGAGTCCCGGAGTCATGTGCCGGCCAGCgtcagggtcatgtgacctgccgGAGTACTGCAATGGGAACTCGGAATCCTGTCCGGCCAACTTCTACCTGATGGACGGCACTTCCTGTGCGGGGGGGCAGGCGTACTGCTACACGGGCATGTGCCTGACCCTGGAACAGCAGTGCCTGTCACTGTGGGGGCGGG aCGCTCGCCCTGCCCCTGACCTGTGCTTCCAGAAGGTGAATGAGGCGGGAGACTCGTACGGGAATTGTGGGAAAGACCTTATGGGGAAGTACAGAGCCTGCAAAAGCACGT CCATAAGTAGGAGACAGGCCAGCGCGCACCAGCTGAACCACGCCGTCATGACCGGCGACCATGGCCCGGTCACTCGGAG tctctccctctctctcctctctctctcctcctctctccgtctctctctatCACCCTCTCGTCTaatcctctcttccttcctccgTGCGGGCGAGTGCAACGCCAGGTGTCACGACCACGGG CTGTGCAACAACAATCACAACTGCCACTGTGACGCGGGCTGGGCTCCGCCCACATGCGATCAGGTGGGCACAGGTGGGAGCGTGGACAGCGGACCAGTCCCTCCTCAGA GCAGTCTACTTCCTGTCCTGTTGCTCCTCCCCCTGTTCCTGCTCCTGGGATTGGCTGCCGTGGCTCTGTGGTGTTGTCATAAGCACAGGTCCCGCCCTCAgaagagccccgcccctccaccaccaccaat CTCCACCCCCTCTGATGCCAAAGCTCCGCCCATTGGTCACGCCAACCCCACCTTCCAGCTGAAGAGGCAAGACTCTGACAGGCTG accgGGGGGGCGAAGCAGAGTCCGGGCTGCCTCTCCAGGAGACCCTGCATCGTTCGCCCCGCGGTGAAGCCTCCCCACGTACCCGCGTACACAGCTCAGCAGGGCACCTccatccccctgccccccacccacccccctgtcCTAAAC TCGCCCCTCGTCACGGCCAAACCGCGCCCGGCACCCCCCAGCCGgccccctccaccctgccccctgtCCAAACCCAGTCAG GCGCCACTGAGTAAGAGCAACCCTCAGGTACCAACAGAACCAGCTCCCAGCAGCACCCCTCCGCTGAAGAAACCACCGCTGCCCCCTGGCAGACATGCACAGAGAGCCAG GTTTCAGACGGACAGCGGAGGGACGAGCTGA